A window from Photobacterium leiognathi encodes these proteins:
- a CDS encoding LBF_2804 family protein yields MIEAKIESWGLKRVERYLPITQSIFSTINDKRLCQLCVALSFFIGFITTFFIVSFEIYLELLGENWLALDNLLKLAFVNLIFIGLELFLLFEVGFITTAILINRASEKYQFCDKMKASLVRAVMELSEPVENIHGIKPYKKFSKFRYIKVALYTGKDILSNFVIKAILQKSISRSSVRVYIPLVSTLITGFWDAWVQQKALSEVRLRISARVYVLNQLAELEAKEMSQAYITALLRLIAVRQSYKQECDVNLEYFYDQLNKSKPCCLTELESVDLLLDSVDALTAEEKSELIGMTEYLFYFRRSPTRNEKDLLCKLGVLQASKTNPLLC; encoded by the coding sequence TTAGTACTATCAATGACAAACGACTTTGTCAGTTATGTGTTGCGCTTTCCTTCTTTATTGGATTTATCACGACATTTTTTATCGTCTCCTTTGAGATTTACTTAGAGCTTTTAGGCGAAAACTGGCTAGCTTTAGACAACCTGTTAAAGTTGGCATTTGTAAACTTGATTTTTATTGGTCTTGAGCTGTTTTTACTGTTTGAAGTCGGCTTTATTACTACCGCTATTTTGATTAACCGCGCCAGCGAAAAGTACCAGTTCTGCGATAAGATGAAAGCATCACTCGTACGTGCAGTTATGGAACTATCAGAGCCAGTTGAAAATATTCACGGTATTAAGCCATATAAGAAATTCAGCAAGTTTCGCTACATCAAGGTGGCACTGTATACAGGTAAAGACATCCTCAGTAACTTTGTAATTAAAGCGATTCTGCAGAAGTCGATTTCTCGTAGTAGTGTGCGTGTCTACATCCCGCTCGTGTCTACCCTGATCACCGGATTTTGGGATGCTTGGGTACAGCAAAAAGCGTTAAGCGAAGTGCGATTACGTATTTCTGCACGCGTCTATGTACTTAATCAACTAGCAGAGCTTGAAGCAAAAGAAATGAGCCAAGCTTACATCACGGCATTGCTGCGTTTAATTGCAGTAAGACAGAGCTACAAACAAGAATGTGATGTGAATTTAGAGTACTTCTACGATCAGCTCAACAAGAGCAAGCCATGTTGTTTAACGGAATTAGAATCTGTTGATTTGTTGCTTGATAGTGTGGATGCACTCACAGCAGAAGAAAAATCAGAGTTGATCGGAATGACTGAATACCTGTTCTATTTCCGTCGTTCGCCAACCCGTAATGAGAAAGACTTGCTGTGTAAACTTGGCGTATTACAAGCGTCTAAAACCAATCCACTACTTTGCTAA
- a CDS encoding glutathione S-transferase family protein: MDIQTQLKLYYYPNNASLAPHFLLHHVNANYELVLVDKKSDAQKSQSYLALNPAGRIPTLVVGEQAIFESAAICIHICELFPQYQLMPTLGDSNRPLFFQWLMFLTNTLQAQLMVRYYPHRNTEQQSDIFSIVSAQEQRIIETLAIINGQLAKNRYLLGDKLSACDYFLFMLAEWSFPLPSSTSFPYLSQYLERLLCEPTIQAVCEIEGIDIALVQAKFHGI, from the coding sequence ATGGATATTCAAACGCAGTTGAAACTCTATTACTATCCCAATAATGCCAGTTTGGCACCGCATTTTTTACTTCATCACGTTAATGCTAACTATGAACTGGTGTTAGTCGATAAAAAATCTGATGCGCAAAAATCCCAATCGTATTTGGCATTAAATCCCGCAGGGCGTATTCCTACCTTGGTGGTAGGGGAGCAAGCGATATTTGAAAGTGCAGCCATTTGTATTCATATTTGTGAGTTATTCCCGCAGTATCAACTGATGCCGACACTTGGTGATAGTAATCGTCCATTATTTTTTCAGTGGTTAATGTTTCTGACAAATACACTGCAAGCACAGTTAATGGTTCGTTATTACCCACATCGTAATACTGAACAGCAAAGTGACATATTCAGTATCGTATCGGCACAAGAACAGCGCATTATTGAAACCCTTGCCATTATTAATGGTCAATTAGCGAAGAATCGCTATCTATTAGGCGATAAGCTTTCTGCCTGTGATTATTTCTTATTTATGTTGGCTGAATGGTCTTTTCCGCTGCCATCATCAACGTCATTTCCATATTTATCTCAATACTTAGAGCGTTTATTGTGTGAGCCGACGATTCAAGCGGTATGTGAGATTGAAGGTATCGATATCGCTTTAGTTCAAGCGAAGTTTCACGGCATTTAA
- a CDS encoding SH3 domain-containing protein, translating to MKRSVLAFAGIAVVACMSTAVWAATNKADGVKLYNEPNVSAKVVETVKADTPLITIYKQDGWAKVGNPSNGQTGWVKLASTKDVQAAKTNIQPSQTTKTVKTDNGEKTVTKGTVQTPQGPMNYEIVQFQSKGDNAKVDKAFFDQLQKQQIEMNNVFANSWNDMGGMQMNMANLMAKQQQQMQEMQKQFQQFAQQTMAQQPNHKIELKDAAPAQPATTQTTTK from the coding sequence ATGAAACGTTCAGTTTTGGCATTCGCAGGTATTGCAGTAGTCGCATGTATGAGTACTGCTGTATGGGCAGCAACGAACAAAGCTGATGGTGTGAAGCTATACAATGAGCCAAATGTATCAGCAAAAGTAGTCGAAACGGTTAAAGCAGATACACCATTAATTACTATTTATAAGCAAGATGGTTGGGCGAAAGTCGGAAACCCAAGTAATGGTCAAACAGGCTGGGTTAAGTTAGCAAGCACCAAAGATGTGCAAGCAGCAAAAACAAACATTCAACCAAGCCAAACAACTAAAACCGTGAAGACTGATAACGGTGAGAAAACAGTAACTAAGGGTACGGTACAAACACCACAAGGACCAATGAATTATGAAATTGTTCAGTTCCAATCTAAAGGTGATAACGCCAAGGTTGATAAAGCCTTTTTTGATCAACTGCAAAAGCAACAAATTGAAATGAACAATGTGTTTGCAAACTCATGGAATGACATGGGTGGTATGCAAATGAACATGGCAAACTTAATGGCCAAACAGCAGCAGCAAATGCAAGAAATGCAAAAGCAATTTCAACAGTTTGCTCAACAAACCATGGCACAGCAGCCAAACCATAAAATTGAGCTAAAAGATGCAGCTCCTGCACAGCCAGCAACAACACAAACGACTACCAAGTAA
- a CDS encoding TatD family hydrolase: MLTDIHCHLESVPLERLNKYIAQNGRIGAVSMTEKSAQQLIRLKQQYPASIYLFLGIHPEKDCDETTIQAVIDLIYSHRELLSGIGEIGIPFFYLDDKTEHEKHLIKQQGSVLLERFIKIAAELCLPVNLHVVEDDIHYALPILQRYQIKGALFHWYEGSDENLELLHQQGHFISVSPWIFVESHYFEFAKKIPLDMLLVESDSPCKYNGEIGEPMMIHNVIAALAEHHQLAVEQLQQIIETNTRRYLQQ, encoded by the coding sequence GTGTTGACCGATATTCACTGCCACCTAGAAAGTGTTCCTCTAGAACGATTAAATAAGTATATTGCACAAAACGGACGCATTGGTGCAGTCTCCATGACGGAAAAAAGCGCGCAGCAGTTAATTCGCTTAAAGCAGCAATATCCTGCCAGTATTTATCTCTTCCTTGGTATCCATCCTGAAAAAGACTGTGACGAGACAACGATCCAAGCAGTTATTGATTTGATTTATAGCCATCGAGAACTACTCTCTGGTATTGGGGAAATTGGTATTCCGTTTTTCTATTTGGACGACAAAACCGAGCACGAAAAGCATCTAATCAAGCAGCAGGGCAGTGTATTACTAGAACGCTTTATCAAAATAGCAGCGGAGCTCTGTTTACCAGTTAATCTTCATGTAGTGGAAGATGATATCCACTATGCTTTACCGATTTTGCAACGCTATCAAATAAAAGGAGCGTTATTTCATTGGTATGAGGGGAGTGATGAAAATCTTGAATTACTTCATCAACAAGGACATTTCATCTCTGTCAGCCCTTGGATTTTTGTTGAGTCACATTACTTTGAATTTGCTAAGAAAATACCGCTTGATATGCTGCTGGTGGAATCGGATTCACCGTGCAAATACAATGGTGAAATCGGTGAACCCATGATGATCCACAATGTTATTGCAGCGTTAGCGGAGCATCATCAGCTAGCGGTAGAACAACTGCAACAGATAATTGAAACCAATACACGACGTTACTTACAACAGTAA